agatttttactttgattgtttttattttgatttttaattttttttttttactcttttgtaaaatcttgatttattttcaatttcattattcaataaaagaatatatgttatcattttcaatttgatcctccttttgattgatattttttttggtttttttgttaaattgatttttttttcaattcatccttgaataaaaaataaattttattttatattttaattttaattattatttttttaatcattatttttttgtttgaaatctaCTCTCgtattaaaacaatcaaaagttatagaaaAGCGGTTGAAACTGTATatctcaaaaatttaaattttttttttaaattattttttatatttttaaatcgttttgatgtactgaaataaaaaataatttttttaataaatatatatattattttaatatattaaaaaaaaacacattttaaaaaacaattattaccatatttttatattcGTTCTTCCTTTTGAATGAAACCATGCGGTGCTACTCTTACTAATGCAATTAGTTCAAGGCTTTGGCAAGCTGAGCTTATCTTCATCTTCATGCCATTGGTAACATAACCTAAAAGCATGTGGTTTCGTAAACTTAAAACCAACCCTAATTCACTTCATTTATTTTAGGATGTTTTGAAGtgtgaaaataatatattttttattttttaaaatttatttttaatattagtacatcaaaataattttaaaatatcaaaaacataataattttaaatataaaatttaatttaatttttttaaaatcacttttaaaatgtaaatagaAACATATTCAAAGGTATTGTTTAAAATGtaaatgtaaattttaaaaaaataattttgagtttAACAGGATCAACTCATATATTACcatttaaatattcaaaataaaatatcatcttaatttttttaaaatttgaagttAAAATACACTTTTTACTTATCATTAAAATTTACTTattattcaaattgtttttagacATGATAATTAACTAGGccacataaaaacaatttttccatgaattaattttgaacaCCGACGAAGAAAAGAGTGAAATCTAAAAGTTTCAAGATTAATTCTCTAAACAAATTTAATAGTTCCTCACAAACTAACCATTTTTTcacattacaatttttttttatccaacccGTGCCGTAACTCCAAACAAGTAATTTACTAGTTTAAACTAAAATACATATGAGATAACTAGTGCTGCATAAAAGCCTAAACTCTTCAAGGAAGCATCCAAATGTTGATTGTTGTTTGGCCATTGCATCTTAAATTACAACTTAAAAAGCAAAAGAGCACCAAAATTATTACACAAAGTTGTTCTatcctctccctctccccctAAAACCACCACGACCAAAACCACCACCTCTAGGTGGACCTCTGCCCCTTCCCCTTCCGCTGAAACCGCCTCTACCACCTCTGCCTCCTCTTCCACCACCACGGCCACCTCTTCCAGCTGCTTGTGCCTGTCCCCTGCATTAATAAAGCACAACCGTTATAATTTGATCGAAACAAACACAAGATTCTTAACACAGAGAATAGCCAGACCAGATAACAGGACAGGGGATATGCAAATATCCACCAAAGGAATATGATTTGAACAAACAGAATAGCACCAGGGGCTGAAATCCACTTAATTAAGCAGAAACTCAATGAGTCAGCATTGAGAGTATTTAACCAAttcccattaatttttttcaacggTTAACATAGTAATTTGCAAAAGAATCATCGTAAATAGTAAATGTAGCTACAACAGGAGTATAGTAGAATGACAATCATCTTTCGTTTTCTGACCAAAGCCCCTTAAGGTCTGAGGTAGAACCATGCATAGAATTAGTTATCCTCATCAATAAGACCAAAGTTTATATGTTGTCCTGACCAAAACTAGAGGGGTTCTGACACTTGGGTATATAGCAGGTTTACCAGCTAACACAAACAAAGAATAACACCTGAACAAACCAACGGTAATTATAGTTgctaaagaattaaaaaaagctaCCTGTATTGGTCAGATTATTCCACAACTTGGTCAGTTTATCTCTGCAGCTATATTCTCTTGTACAGATTCCTTAACCGATATATATAGCAAAGTCATGCCATAGCATGTCATGTATGTTTCTAAATAATTTCACAAGCAAAATCTGAAGAGAAATGACTCTTAATGAGCTAATGATTATGAGATATAGATTGAAATTTCACACTGTCCAAGTCAGCTGACTAAATAACCACAgaaaccaacaaaaatacaagCAATCAGAAAATGGTAACTAGAATCCATCTAAATTAAGCAAACCAAAGGAGTTTTACTGATATTGTTGAAAAGAACAAGAATCATACTTAGGCTGTGAAAGGAATCTTGCAAGAGGCAAGAGTTTATTCGGGTCAATATAGAACTTGTCCCCTGGTGCATACGAAGTTGCCACAATTCCTTCCATCATTTTTACAGAAAAATGCTGCAATCATACGCacccaaaaaatcaaattattagacTGAAAAGCTAAGAAAGCTACTACAAGATATTAATAACAGAAAGAAAAGCTGGAGAGCTCACGGATTCATTAATGGGGCCAAAGATTTCATCAACTTTCCCTATCTGGGTCTTATTCTGCAAAAAGATTGGTGCATTGAAGTATGGTATTTTCTCATTGGTCAGCTTTGTCACTGCATCACCCTCACAGGCATGAAGAAACGATGAGACCTCTACAAAACACAAAACCCATCAATCAATCAACAACAACCAATCCCTCCTTAATCTGATACTATCAAAAGTTGTAATCTTTTACTCACTCACCAAATACAATCCCGTACATTTACAGATAAATTCCAACCATTagctttcaaaattcaaaactttaaaaCACATTTATGCATCATTTTTGCTGACACAAACAAGAAATcatatacagaaaaaaaaaacaaattcactaAAGGAAAAGAATGAAAAGGAACACACCTACTACTTCAGAAGGAGGGCCTTCATCACGAAACCCACCACCACCAAAACCACGTCCACCACGGCCAGGACCACCGCGTCCACCACGTCCACCCCTGAAACCGCCGTCTCTCCCACCTCTAAATCCGCCGTCTCTCCCTCCTCTAAATCCGCCGCCTCTTGGTGGCCTCattttttgctgtttttgaCGTAAGAAGAAGTGGAGGGTTTTTTCTAACAGGGTGGGGAAAGTGAGGTTTTGGGCTTTATGGTCTAGGGGTTAAGAGCTAGGGTTTTGGGGGGTTCTCGTTTATGTAGTGCAAACGACGAAATCACCCCTCTACTGTGCTAGTAATTATCCAATAGTAATTAAGTGGGGGTTAAAGGGTAGAGTTGACCACGGGCCATGCCTTTCACCTTACGAGCCTTTTGAAGAAGCCCAAATATGGCCCGATAACTGCCAAGACGTTGAATGTCCAAGCCCAGCCCATAATAAACTATTTAATAGGTAGTAAACTATTTAATAATAACTTTAATAATAACTTTATTAAATAGGTAGTAAACTATTTAATAATAACTTTTCGTTGGAAAAGGTTCATTTAAGAGATGGAGTAAGACACAAAACGAGAAAATATTCGATACACTAAAAATtgtaaccttttattttatattttaaaaaaactgtgaattaatccaataaaattattttattatctttttttaaaaaaaattattagaaagtaaaatgaacttttaactagattcatttattatcattatattgaCCGGAGGTATGTAggtgttttcttatttttgtagtatgataaaattattaaattactcttaaaaataatatttaattaattagagatCGTGGACATCTTAgtatatttactttttaaagcaagataaaattactaaattaaccttaaacaaattctttaacttgctttcaaggatattttttctcatgaattttttttaaaggtgttcaaaataattgaagaattgagaaaaaaaaacaactaaaaataaattagctaaaaaaatcaaactaagaaaagaaatcaaaagaaaccgatttaaaaatcataaaaatcacTCCATTTAGTTcagttttagataaaaaatctaaaattaattgaatcagTATCGGTTTAACCTAATTTAAACCAACTAAAAACCAAAGTATAAATGGAACCGCATCTCCCAATCTCAATCCCTTGCCCTCTCTCTTTCTAGAACCAAGCAAGAATGAGTAAGGATGaacattttttgtttgatccggttttcatctaaaaaaataaccaaatttttttcaaaaaaatcaaaactgaaaCCGACCAGTTTTAATTCGGTTTGGTTCGATTAATTGAAGGGAAAatccagaaaaaaaaccaatttatttttttttggctttttttatcACCTCTAAGAATGAGGTTTATAAACAGTATCCAAGGGATTAAGATTggaatcataaataaaatcaatcatttagttttgaatataaaaattgaaatccaTAGAATCAGTCGAACTTAACCAATTCAACCAAATTTAAACTAACTAAGAAacaaagtataaataaaaacttaacctAACCCTAATCAGTAATCAGAAAAGCCCTGCCCTATCTCTTTCTAGAACCAAGCGAGAATGAGGTTTGTAAACAGTATCGATCTAGTTGGGTAGAACTAGAACTTAGCTCGGACTGAGCTTAAAAAAGGTCTTTGAAAATTGATTCGGTGGACTGATCAAACTGcaagttaatattatttttaaaatgacattacataacttaaaaaaatcaaaactatattaatttaatttatttaattcaatctaaattaaccTGATTAATCTATGATCCGAACCGGGACCAGATCTATGGATGGCTTCTATCACTATGGTTCCCCTTAGTAAGTTTGAACGAAATATGAGCTTGTGATGCTAAAGGAGAACAAttgcttttgctttcaaaatggTTACTCAAAAGTAAGCACGCAATTTTATTTCTAGACAGAACAGgcattgcatatatatatataaaacattcaGTAGGCTAAATTTGTTACACAGAACATTGCCATGCGTATGTAAACTTCTTTCTAACATCTATATATCTTACAGATTTCAAGAAATTACACTCAGATTCCAAAATATAGAGCCAAATTTACCATCATTTTATGCCAACTTTGGTGCTTTAGAACTGTTTAGAATTCCAAATTAGTCTCAGGATGATTTACAAAATCCCACTGCTCTGAATCCAACTCTATTTCACTTGTGGATCCATTGATAAGCCCATTCAGTCTCCCAGTTACTCTTGCAGCTCCAAGACCATCAGCAGATTCCTTCatctgcacaaaataaattcgAGTTGATCGTTGAATTGTCAAGAAAACGTGTTGCAGATTAGAAATGAATCAGCGTAATTGATCGAATATAATTATTACCTGTGCATGGACTACATGGAAAAAGGAATCTCCAAGAGCTTGAGAATTAGCACTAACAACTTCTACACCTTCTTCATGCAGAATGCTGATGATCTCGTAAAATAAGAACTGATTATCCAGCCCACTTGTAAAAACTATCTCTAGAGCTGAACCCGtttcttggatttttattagtttaggtGATTTTGAAGTAGCAAATGTtaagctttctttcttttccttggtTTCCTCCAACTTTTCCTCCAGACTCTTTATATAGCTCATTGCCTCATCTATCTGATCAGGCAGAGGTTGTTTTTCCTGCATATccacaagaaaaggaaaaatattttcaattcaagaacaagaaagatCATCCAAACGCAAATTATAAATCCAAAATTTTTCTAACCCTCTCCAAACATGATCAGAGAAAGGACAGCTTGGCCTCCTCATGGAAGGTGCAAGACAGCAAGCTAGAATGCAATAACATGAGTAGACGTAAGTTTAGAGAGGGTGGAAGATAGATAACCCTGGATTCTTTATCAGGGAGGAGAGAATTGAGCTTGGAGTAAAGGGTTTTCATTTGATTTCTCCTATTTTTCTCACTGacttttctctctgtttttgtaGAAGAAATACTAGACCTACCACTTCTACTCTCCATTATTGTCCCTCCAGAGCTTGCAACCATGAATCCCTGGGAAACCTCAGAACAGATGTGTGAAGATGGCAGGTCCATTTACTTGACAAATCTTTATATACACACCATCTAATCAGGGACGaaagtcaataaaataaaatgggctGAGGTCATGAAGGCAATCGTCACGTAATAGACATCACCCTCTCTTGTCACTCTATACAACATCAGCTAGCTTTAATGGAAGGagttttgattgatttgatgATGTAAGAGAAAAACCATTCAGAATTGAGAattgatcccttttttttttattagaatattattcaattttatcaaaGTAAAGCCGTCTAACCGGggttaataaatttttcttctagatgttaaaataatattatttaaaaaaaatcaattaagatcTTCATCGAATTAATACAAGCATGGATAACttgttaaattaatcaaattatattatatttattttaaattgatttttcttacacTCAACCCGGATAAATAGCTGTCAGTCGTGTCCAACGTTAGCATAACTATAGTCAATTCTTCAAGTTATATACAAGAGTAAATGATTCTTTGATGCTCGGGATAGCTACATAAAATCAaagtcaaaaaaaattgaaagatttttttgtattcttGTGAAAATATGGACGGCAGTCAGTAGAACGAATTAATAGTAGTGTTTGTGCGGTGACTATCACGGCCACCACA
This genomic interval from Populus nigra chromosome 11, ddPopNigr1.1, whole genome shotgun sequence contains the following:
- the LOC133668212 gene encoding putative H/ACA ribonucleoprotein complex subunit 1-like protein 1, translated to MRPPRGGGFRGGRDGGFRGGRDGGFRGGRGGRGGPGRGGRGFGGGGFRDEGPPSEVVEVSSFLHACEGDAVTKLTNEKIPYFNAPIFLQNKTQIGKVDEIFGPINESHFSVKMMEGIVATSYAPGDKFYIDPNKLLPLARFLSQPKGQAQAAGRGGRGGGRGGRGGRGGFSGRGRGRGPPRGGGFGRGGFRGRGRG
- the LOC133706240 gene encoding transcription factor bHLH162-like is translated as MVASSGGTIMESRSGRSSISSTKTERKVSEKNRRNQMKTLYSKLNSLLPDKESREKQPLPDQIDEAMSYIKSLEEKLEETKEKKESLTFATSKSPKLIKIQETGSALEIVFTSGLDNQFLFYEIISILHEEGVEVVSANSQALGDSFFHVVHAQMKESADGLGAARVTGRLNGLINGSTSEIELDSEQWDFVNHPETNLEF